One genomic segment of Agromyces intestinalis includes these proteins:
- a CDS encoding NAD(P)/FAD-dependent oxidoreductase has translation MPTTRRCVVSWSSPGVGRRCTTRWSTRPRSRSRSTSSLADEPDDRAIMRSGYDVVVVGARIAGASTAMLLGRAGLRVLVLERGRPGTDTVSTHALMRAGVLQLSRWGLLDAVVAAGTPAIRTSTFRYAGQPPLRIPIRPSAGVEALSAPRRRLLDGILVDAAADAGAAVRFGANVSGLLRDGSGRVRGVATVDGRRYSADLVVGADGVHSRIASLAAAPVIATRVGASAVRYRYVEGLDPDGYEWSYGSGAAVGVIPTNDGCHCVFVATTPERMRSTRASLNAESAFDAILRAVDPAQADRVAGARLVGRETGWRGRTGFLRQSWGAGWALVGDAGSFKDPITSHGISDALRDSELLAHAIVDGLGSAGEQAALESYQRTRDRLTLPLLTAGADVARYDWADEEIPGILRRLSAAMVDEVSMLEHLALPGSEVRSISAG, from the coding sequence ATGCCGACGACGAGACGCTGCGTGGTCTCGTGGAGCAGTCCCGGCGTCGGTCGGCGGTGTACGACGCGCTGGTCAACCCGACCCCGGTCGAGGTCGAGGTCGACGTCGTCACTCGCTGACGAGCCCGACGACCGAGCGATCATGAGGAGCGGTTATGACGTGGTGGTCGTGGGGGCACGGATCGCTGGTGCCTCCACGGCCATGCTCCTTGGTCGCGCGGGGCTGCGCGTCCTCGTGCTCGAGCGGGGGCGGCCGGGTACGGACACGGTCTCGACGCACGCGCTGATGCGTGCCGGCGTGCTCCAGCTATCCCGGTGGGGCCTGCTCGATGCGGTCGTCGCGGCCGGCACCCCCGCAATTCGAACGTCGACGTTTCGCTACGCCGGACAGCCTCCGCTGCGCATCCCGATCCGCCCGAGCGCGGGGGTCGAAGCATTGTCCGCTCCTCGGCGTCGCCTGCTGGACGGCATCCTCGTGGACGCCGCCGCAGATGCAGGTGCCGCCGTCCGTTTCGGTGCGAATGTCTCGGGCCTACTGCGTGATGGGTCCGGACGGGTTCGCGGTGTCGCGACCGTCGACGGACGGCGATACAGCGCTGACCTCGTCGTCGGCGCCGACGGCGTCCACTCCCGGATCGCATCGCTCGCCGCGGCCCCGGTCATCGCGACGCGGGTCGGCGCGAGCGCCGTCCGATACCGGTACGTGGAGGGGCTGGATCCCGACGGCTACGAGTGGAGTTACGGCTCCGGCGCCGCAGTCGGAGTGATCCCCACCAACGATGGATGCCACTGCGTCTTCGTCGCGACGACCCCGGAACGAATGAGATCGACTCGTGCCAGCCTGAACGCTGAATCGGCGTTCGACGCGATCTTGCGCGCAGTGGACCCGGCGCAGGCTGATCGTGTCGCGGGAGCGCGCCTGGTCGGCCGCGAGACCGGATGGCGTGGAAGAACGGGATTCCTGCGCCAGTCCTGGGGTGCCGGATGGGCGCTCGTCGGCGACGCAGGCTCGTTCAAAGACCCGATCACGAGCCACGGGATCTCCGACGCTCTGCGCGACTCGGAGCTGCTCGCGCACGCCATCGTCGATGGACTCGGCTCTGCCGGCGAGCAGGCCGCGCTCGAGTCGTACCAGCGCACCCGCGACCGATTGACGTTGCCGCTTCTCACTGCCGGCGCCGATGTGGCGCGCTATGACTGGGCGGACGAGGAGATTCCCGGCATCCTCCGGCGACTCAGCGCAGCGATGGTCGACGAGGTGTCGATGCTGGAGCACCTCGCCCTGCCCGGCTCGGAGGTGCGCAGCATCTCGGCGGGATGA
- a CDS encoding hotdog fold domain-containing protein, translating to MTSIRIAPHLNGLVDAAQGGIASGMFAQLVGGSARVRLLNPIPLDADLAVHDGPSGMVSIAHDDTLIAKAEPIAPFRHEAPLAPSFTEALEASQRHPFVGVRHLFSDCVVCSPTRPDGIGVVFGNSRRLRDVLIAPLSAPPRFAVNGALRPEILWGALDCTSFPSDLLPSRTVAVTGQLTAHVERAVDADERLVVVGWRTGKGTRSHRTASAVLDGAGRTVASAEVTWVEVAMPTPRNHARVAV from the coding sequence ATGACATCCATACGCATCGCTCCCCATCTCAACGGTCTGGTGGATGCCGCGCAGGGCGGCATCGCATCGGGCATGTTCGCACAACTCGTCGGCGGCTCCGCCCGAGTGCGACTGCTGAATCCCATTCCGCTCGATGCCGACCTGGCCGTGCACGATGGCCCGAGCGGCATGGTCTCGATCGCGCACGACGACACGCTCATCGCGAAAGCCGAGCCGATCGCCCCATTTCGACACGAGGCCCCGCTCGCACCCTCCTTCACGGAGGCACTCGAGGCATCTCAGCGCCACCCGTTCGTCGGTGTTCGTCACCTGTTCTCGGACTGCGTGGTCTGCTCTCCGACCCGGCCCGACGGTATCGGCGTCGTCTTCGGCAACTCCCGTCGCCTCCGCGATGTGCTGATCGCTCCGCTCTCGGCACCGCCCCGGTTCGCCGTGAACGGCGCCCTGCGCCCTGAGATCCTCTGGGGTGCGCTGGATTGCACCAGCTTCCCGTCTGATCTGCTGCCCAGCCGTACCGTCGCGGTCACGGGGCAGCTGACCGCGCACGTCGAGCGCGCGGTCGACGCCGACGAGCGACTCGTCGTCGTCGGCTGGCGTACCGGCAAGGGCACTCGCTCGCACCGCACCGCCTCCGCCGTCCTCGACGGCGCCGGACGCACCGTCGCGTCCGCCGAGGTGACGTGGGTCGAAGTCGCCATGCCAACACCGAGGAACCACGCCCGGGTCGCCGTCTGA
- a CDS encoding class I SAM-dependent methyltransferase produces the protein MSERTVTRTIPFDHALRGRFNAWFFSALDAYINRVTAPLKRTAFGSLAARTVVELGAGVGSNLRYLPPGAELVAVEPNSRMHAALAKRCAQAGVELRLITEYAERIPLADESVDEVICSLVLCTVADPDAVLREVRRVLRPGGRFRFVEHVAGPPRSIRSWVQRAVRRPWGWTFEGCDPHRDTAAVIERAGFQRTSVSDRILRGSVFYPVNTAICGIAWR, from the coding sequence ATGAGTGAACGCACGGTCACGCGCACGATACCGTTCGACCACGCCCTGCGCGGCCGCTTCAACGCCTGGTTCTTCTCGGCCCTCGACGCGTACATCAATCGCGTCACCGCGCCCCTCAAGAGGACGGCGTTCGGGAGCCTGGCTGCGCGGACCGTCGTCGAGCTCGGCGCCGGCGTCGGCTCCAATCTTCGCTATCTTCCACCGGGAGCGGAACTCGTCGCCGTCGAACCGAATTCCCGCATGCACGCGGCTCTCGCGAAGCGTTGCGCGCAGGCTGGTGTCGAACTGCGACTCATCACCGAATACGCCGAGAGGATCCCCCTCGCCGACGAGTCCGTCGACGAGGTGATCTGCTCCCTCGTGCTGTGCACCGTGGCGGATCCAGATGCCGTGCTCCGGGAGGTGAGACGTGTGCTCCGACCAGGTGGACGGTTCCGTTTCGTCGAGCACGTCGCAGGTCCCCCGCGAAGCATCCGCTCCTGGGTCCAGCGCGCAGTGCGCAGACCGTGGGGGTGGACGTTCGAAGGCTGCGACCCGCATCGGGACACCGCCGCCGTCATCGAGCGTGCTGGATTCCAGCGCACCTCCGTCTCCGATCGGATACTGCGCGGCAGCGTGTTCTACCCGGTCAACACCGCGATCTGCGGGATCGCCTGGCGGTGA
- a CDS encoding alpha/beta fold hydrolase has protein sequence MSDDLFVRYVEFDGTPVAWAATGSGPALVVAGWWCSHLRLNWADAGFRDYLERLGRHRTVIRYDRPGTGLSGGAGAPPATLEAEYRALAGLVDALQLDSFTLLAGSSGCAAAAVYAARHPGRVEKLVLCGGYARGADISPPAVRDTLIAATQRHWGLGSRVLADLFLPESTWQERAEFAEFQRRCTTADQAAASLKALYTFDCSAELGEIGVPTLVLHRRDDRAIRLELGRELAAAIPHADFVVVDGANHFPWRGDRVRIANEVIAFLTGTAVERRVAPPVRPVQLSGREREVLALTAQGMTDPEIAKRLLLSPHTVHRHMANIRTKLGVSSRAAAAVWATAHGVL, from the coding sequence ATGAGCGATGACCTCTTCGTCCGCTACGTCGAATTCGACGGCACACCCGTCGCCTGGGCAGCGACTGGCTCTGGTCCGGCGCTCGTGGTGGCGGGTTGGTGGTGCAGTCACCTCCGGCTCAACTGGGCGGACGCCGGCTTCCGGGACTACCTGGAACGTCTCGGACGCCATCGCACCGTCATCCGCTACGACCGGCCCGGCACGGGGCTGTCGGGCGGTGCCGGTGCACCACCGGCAACCCTCGAAGCGGAATACCGCGCACTTGCCGGGCTCGTCGATGCACTCCAACTCGACAGCTTCACGTTGCTTGCCGGGTCGTCGGGATGCGCCGCCGCAGCGGTCTACGCTGCGCGCCATCCCGGGCGTGTCGAGAAGCTCGTGCTGTGCGGCGGCTACGCCCGTGGTGCCGACATCTCGCCCCCGGCCGTGCGCGACACGTTGATCGCCGCGACGCAGAGGCACTGGGGCCTCGGGTCGCGTGTACTCGCGGACCTCTTCCTCCCTGAATCGACCTGGCAGGAGCGCGCCGAGTTCGCCGAGTTCCAGCGTCGCTGCACAACCGCTGATCAGGCTGCCGCTTCGCTGAAGGCCCTGTACACGTTCGACTGCTCCGCTGAGCTGGGCGAGATCGGCGTGCCGACCCTCGTCCTTCACCGCCGGGACGATCGGGCGATTCGACTCGAGCTCGGCAGAGAACTCGCCGCGGCGATTCCGCATGCCGACTTCGTCGTGGTCGACGGCGCCAACCATTTCCCGTGGCGTGGCGACCGTGTGCGGATCGCGAACGAGGTCATCGCCTTTCTCACCGGCACCGCTGTGGAGCGGCGAGTCGCTCCCCCGGTGAGACCGGTGCAACTCTCCGGCAGGGAACGCGAGGTGCTCGCCCTGACCGCCCAGGGCATGACCGACCCCGAGATCGCGAAGCGCCTGCTGCTGAGTCCGCACACCGTTCACCGGCACATGGCGAACATCCGCACCAAGCTGGGCGTCAGCTCCCGTGCGGCAGCCGCCGTGTGGGCGACTGCCCACGGGGTCCTGTGA
- a CDS encoding carboxylesterase/lipase family protein — translation MNIHTHSRVARTSARAVDAKRIAFSIAAVAAAIVVLVACWASIVPPAHAETLSATASSGSSSDAPDTPDAPVVQTADGPVQGIATPTGVEFRGIPYAAPPTGELRWTPPQPVASWTDTRDATVFPPVCPQAPPSPWGQSEDCLYLNVTAPARDAAASSELPVIVYIHGGGFSYGEGADYDPTKLAGDGAIVVTFNYRLGLLGFLAHPALADGPGASTGNFGYQDQQAALRWVQQNIDQFGGARDNVTIVGHSAGGLSVLAQLASPGAKGLFHRAVIQAGAFALQQQSLAQAEQAGQASAVAVGCPDQSAECLRAVSVDTLVAHEQASFTPGYVDGTVLRESVGSAIATGRFNRVPIINGTNTQEERIFTTIGRSVTKGATILLPGPIDASNYVSTIATNFGISTTKAKLIAAAYPLSKYATPAHAFSTLNSDANFSCPAYALDIAASRYVPTFAYEFNDALAPQRDVPDGLGAPFAATHQSELQYLFDLPNSQLPGGLSPDQEQLAANMRAAWVQFAAIGSPSTEAVQWPQFKALNPRIVSLETPASKVERDFALTHKCGVWAAAALLANL, via the coding sequence ATGAACATCCACACCCATTCCCGAGTCGCTCGCACGTCGGCACGCGCCGTCGACGCGAAGCGCATCGCCTTCTCGATCGCAGCGGTCGCCGCCGCGATCGTCGTGCTCGTCGCCTGTTGGGCGTCGATCGTCCCGCCTGCCCACGCCGAGACCCTCAGCGCCACGGCGTCGAGCGGTTCATCCAGCGACGCGCCCGACACGCCCGACGCGCCCGTCGTGCAGACCGCGGACGGGCCCGTGCAGGGCATCGCCACGCCCACCGGCGTCGAGTTCCGCGGCATCCCGTATGCGGCTCCGCCGACCGGTGAACTGCGGTGGACTCCCCCGCAGCCGGTCGCCTCATGGACCGACACCCGTGACGCGACCGTGTTCCCGCCGGTGTGCCCACAGGCTCCGCCGAGCCCGTGGGGGCAGAGCGAGGACTGCCTCTACCTGAACGTGACCGCCCCGGCAAGGGATGCCGCGGCGAGCAGCGAGCTGCCGGTCATCGTGTACATCCACGGTGGCGGCTTCTCGTACGGTGAGGGCGCCGACTACGACCCCACGAAGCTCGCGGGCGACGGCGCGATCGTCGTCACGTTCAACTACCGACTCGGGCTGCTCGGATTCCTCGCGCATCCCGCACTCGCCGACGGCCCGGGCGCAAGCACCGGCAACTTCGGCTACCAGGACCAGCAGGCGGCCCTGCGTTGGGTGCAGCAGAACATCGATCAGTTCGGCGGCGCCCGCGACAACGTGACGATCGTCGGTCACTCGGCCGGTGGTCTCTCGGTGCTCGCACAACTGGCCTCCCCCGGGGCGAAAGGCCTGTTCCACCGCGCGGTGATCCAGGCGGGTGCGTTCGCACTCCAGCAGCAGTCGCTCGCACAGGCCGAGCAGGCCGGCCAGGCCAGCGCGGTTGCGGTCGGATGCCCCGACCAGTCCGCCGAGTGCCTGCGCGCGGTGTCGGTCGACACGCTCGTCGCCCACGAGCAGGCCTCGTTCACGCCGGGCTACGTCGACGGGACGGTGCTGCGCGAATCGGTCGGCTCGGCGATCGCCACCGGTCGGTTCAATCGTGTGCCCATCATCAACGGCACGAACACGCAGGAGGAGCGGATCTTCACCACGATCGGTCGAAGCGTGACGAAGGGCGCCACGATCCTGCTTCCCGGCCCGATCGACGCCTCGAACTACGTATCGACGATCGCGACGAACTTCGGCATCAGCACGACGAAGGCGAAGTTGATCGCGGCGGCGTACCCGCTGTCGAAGTACGCGACCCCCGCGCACGCGTTCAGCACGCTGAACTCCGACGCGAACTTCTCGTGCCCCGCGTATGCGCTCGACATCGCCGCCTCGCGATACGTGCCGACGTTCGCATACGAGTTCAACGACGCGCTGGCCCCCCAGCGCGATGTCCCCGACGGCCTGGGCGCACCGTTCGCCGCGACGCACCAGTCGGAGCTGCAGTACCTGTTCGACCTCCCGAACTCGCAGCTGCCCGGCGGGCTCTCACCCGACCAGGAGCAGCTCGCCGCGAACATGCGCGCCGCGTGGGTGCAGTTCGCCGCGATCGGCTCGCCGTCGACTGAGGCGGTGCAGTGGCCGCAGTTCAAGGCGCTGAACCCGCGCATCGTCTCCCTCGAGACGCCCGCGTCGAAGGTCGAGCGCGACTTCGCCCTCACGCACAAGTGCGGAGTCTGGGCGGCCGCCGCGCTGCTGGCCAACCTCTGA
- a CDS encoding DeoR/GlpR family DNA-binding transcription regulator, with amino-acid sequence MHKQEGSMMLAASRKSLLLDRLRRDGRIIAKEVAAELGLSEDSIRRDLRELDAAGLAVRVYGGALPASPAVADYATRTAVATDSKRRVAGIAAALIEDGATIILDGGTTTLAMVEALPRTFRGTIITHSPTIAAALLDHDADVFLIGGQLFKHSAVACGAAAVEAAERISADLFFLGVTGVHPTTGLTTGDADEAAMKRALASRAAETYVLASDEKIGAASRYAVLPLDAVAGVITDLSTNDPMSRELIDAGARLIHSSAVSGRS; translated from the coding sequence GTGCACAAACAGGAAGGATCGATGATGCTGGCTGCGTCGCGGAAAAGTCTGCTTCTGGACCGTCTGCGCCGAGACGGGCGCATCATCGCGAAAGAGGTGGCCGCCGAGCTGGGTCTCTCCGAAGACAGCATTCGGCGCGATCTGCGCGAACTCGACGCGGCCGGTCTCGCGGTGCGTGTGTACGGGGGCGCGCTCCCGGCCTCCCCGGCCGTCGCCGACTACGCGACCCGCACCGCCGTCGCAACCGACAGCAAGCGGCGGGTTGCCGGTATCGCCGCCGCACTCATCGAGGACGGCGCGACGATCATTCTCGACGGCGGCACCACGACGCTCGCGATGGTCGAGGCACTCCCGAGAACCTTCCGTGGCACGATCATCACGCACAGCCCGACCATCGCTGCAGCACTTCTGGACCACGACGCCGACGTGTTCCTCATCGGGGGACAGCTGTTCAAGCACTCCGCGGTGGCCTGCGGTGCAGCCGCAGTCGAAGCGGCGGAAAGGATCAGCGCCGATCTGTTCTTCCTCGGCGTCACCGGCGTGCATCCCACGACCGGGCTGACGACGGGGGATGCGGATGAGGCCGCGATGAAGCGCGCGCTCGCATCACGCGCCGCCGAGACGTATGTGCTCGCCAGCGACGAGAAGATCGGCGCAGCGTCGCGCTATGCGGTCCTGCCGCTCGACGCGGTCGCTGGCGTCATCACCGATCTGTCGACGAACGACCCGATGTCGCGAGAACTCATCGACGCCGGCGCAAGGCTGATTCACTCCAGCGCGGTTTCGGGTCGCAGCTGA
- a CDS encoding helix-turn-helix transcriptional regulator yields the protein MEHRAPAPQLLGRRRECEAIDRVLASLGGGQSRALVLRAEAGAGKSALLDYASDRATACRVLRSTGIESEMELAYAGLHQLCVPLLDGIDALPAPQAAALGVAFGLRNGDAPDRFIVGLAVLGLLADAAASRPLLCLVDDAQWLDRASAQVLAFVARRIVAESVGIVFAVREPVDDAFAGIEDLVLEGLEDADARRLLASVISGPLDPDVRDRLVAETRGNPLALIELSRGKRAVEIAGGYGMTAAASVTSRIEDTFVDRIGELPAETRSALLVAAVEPVGDPVLIQRAMGSLGIEADAMSPAIEETLIEFGARVRFRHPLIRSAVVRASPVGARRAVHRALAASADASADPDRRAWHLAEAAIGFDEEVAADLVRSARRAQARGGLAAGATFHARGAELTPDPTMRSRRALMAAEDLYRAGAMSDALRLLDLTEPELLDEHQRARIELVRAHVASSTTRGRGAAARLVTAARLLERHDGETALATYADAVIAALSAGTHAEEVGPAEVAAAVLAADPAPPLSGPARAARQALHGLAVLIVDGYAAAAPTLRSGLDRLVAFAESDDPAGPAAEPDPRRGLGEDAAPPGGLLQWLPIACAVARALLDDSAYDLLAARAVRISRTQGAFSQLPLLMAERASVLLLSGRTDEAMSVAQELQPIVEATGMPTSMTRSGWLATFRGDERTKAEVTERLRPEILERGEGQWFTTVAWQDAMLYNSLGRYPEALAATDSAAGHPYDLGLAGWILPERVEAAVRAGSPELGTEALGRLEELAAASDTDWARGLAARSAALVAAADLAEPLHLEAIERLGRTRIRTALARAHLLYGEWLRRRNRRVESREHLRLAHQLFVETHGDGFAERARRELAATGEVVHKPAASPVDELTAQERQIALLAASGSTNPEIGEQLFLSPRTVEWHLRKVFVKLDVSSRRQLARAMRVTQPAPA from the coding sequence ATGGAGCACCGCGCGCCCGCCCCGCAACTGCTGGGCCGTCGGCGCGAGTGCGAGGCGATCGACCGCGTGCTCGCGAGCCTCGGCGGCGGCCAGAGCCGCGCCCTCGTGCTGCGTGCCGAGGCCGGTGCCGGCAAGTCGGCGCTGCTCGACTACGCGTCCGACCGCGCCACCGCCTGCAGGGTGCTGCGCTCGACGGGCATCGAATCCGAGATGGAACTCGCCTACGCCGGTCTGCACCAGCTGTGCGTTCCCCTGCTCGACGGCATCGACGCGCTGCCCGCGCCGCAGGCGGCGGCGCTCGGAGTCGCGTTCGGCCTGCGCAATGGGGACGCACCCGACCGGTTCATCGTCGGGCTCGCGGTGCTCGGACTGCTCGCCGACGCGGCGGCGTCGCGACCGCTGCTGTGCCTGGTCGACGATGCGCAGTGGCTCGACCGGGCGTCCGCACAGGTGCTCGCATTCGTCGCGCGGCGGATCGTGGCGGAGTCGGTCGGCATCGTCTTCGCGGTGCGCGAGCCCGTCGACGACGCGTTCGCCGGCATCGAGGACCTCGTCCTCGAGGGCCTCGAGGACGCCGACGCCCGGCGGCTGCTCGCGTCCGTGATCTCGGGCCCGCTCGATCCCGACGTCCGCGACCGGCTGGTCGCCGAGACCAGGGGCAACCCCCTGGCGCTCATCGAGCTCTCGCGCGGCAAGCGGGCGGTCGAGATCGCGGGCGGCTACGGCATGACGGCGGCAGCGAGCGTGACGAGCCGCATCGAGGACACGTTCGTCGACCGCATCGGCGAGCTTCCGGCCGAGACGCGCTCGGCGCTCCTCGTCGCCGCGGTGGAGCCGGTGGGTGATCCCGTCCTGATCCAACGGGCGATGGGCTCGCTCGGCATCGAGGCGGATGCGATGAGCCCCGCGATCGAGGAGACGCTGATCGAGTTCGGCGCGCGCGTCAGGTTCCGGCATCCGCTCATCCGCTCCGCGGTCGTGCGCGCGAGCCCCGTCGGCGCCCGACGCGCGGTGCATCGCGCGCTCGCCGCGAGTGCCGATGCGTCCGCCGATCCCGACCGACGGGCGTGGCACCTGGCCGAAGCGGCGATCGGGTTCGACGAGGAGGTCGCCGCCGACCTGGTCCGATCCGCCCGACGAGCGCAGGCGCGTGGCGGGCTGGCCGCCGGCGCGACCTTCCATGCGCGCGGCGCTGAGCTCACGCCCGACCCGACGATGCGCTCGAGACGCGCGCTGATGGCCGCTGAAGACCTGTACCGGGCGGGAGCGATGTCCGATGCGCTGCGACTGCTCGACCTGACCGAGCCCGAATTGCTCGACGAGCACCAGCGTGCCCGCATCGAGCTGGTGCGCGCGCACGTGGCCTCGAGCACGACTCGCGGCCGCGGCGCCGCGGCGCGCCTAGTGACCGCCGCGCGCCTGCTCGAACGACACGACGGAGAGACCGCCCTGGCGACCTACGCGGACGCGGTGATCGCCGCGCTCTCCGCGGGAACGCACGCCGAAGAGGTCGGGCCCGCCGAGGTGGCGGCGGCGGTGCTCGCGGCCGACCCGGCGCCGCCGCTCAGCGGGCCCGCCCGCGCCGCACGGCAAGCACTGCACGGGCTCGCGGTGCTCATCGTCGACGGGTACGCGGCTGCGGCCCCGACGCTGCGAAGCGGGCTCGATCGGCTCGTGGCGTTCGCCGAGTCCGACGATCCGGCCGGGCCGGCCGCCGAACCCGACCCGCGCCGCGGGCTCGGCGAGGACGCCGCGCCCCCCGGCGGACTGCTGCAGTGGTTGCCCATCGCCTGCGCCGTCGCGCGCGCCCTGCTCGACGACTCGGCCTACGACCTGCTCGCCGCACGAGCGGTGCGCATCAGCCGCACCCAGGGCGCGTTCTCGCAGCTTCCGCTGCTGATGGCGGAGCGCGCGTCGGTGCTGCTGCTCAGCGGCCGGACGGACGAGGCGATGTCCGTCGCGCAGGAGCTGCAGCCGATCGTCGAAGCGACGGGCATGCCGACGTCGATGACGCGCAGCGGCTGGCTCGCCACGTTCCGGGGCGACGAGCGCACGAAGGCCGAGGTGACGGAACGGCTGCGGCCCGAGATCCTCGAGCGCGGTGAGGGGCAGTGGTTCACCACGGTCGCGTGGCAGGACGCGATGCTGTACAACTCGCTCGGGCGCTACCCCGAGGCGCTCGCAGCCACGGACTCGGCGGCCGGTCACCCGTACGACCTCGGGCTCGCCGGATGGATCCTGCCCGAGCGGGTCGAAGCCGCCGTACGCGCGGGTTCCCCCGAGCTCGGGACGGAGGCGCTCGGTCGGCTCGAAGAGCTCGCCGCGGCATCCGATACCGACTGGGCCCGGGGGCTCGCGGCTCGCTCCGCAGCCCTCGTCGCCGCCGCCGACCTGGCCGAACCGCTCCACCTCGAAGCGATCGAGCGCCTCGGGCGCACGCGGATCCGCACCGCGCTCGCTCGCGCGCACCTGCTCTACGGCGAGTGGCTGCGCCGTCGGAACCGTCGCGTCGAGTCGCGCGAGCATCTGCGGCTCGCGCACCAGCTCTTCGTGGAGACCCACGGCGACGGGTTCGCGGAGCGTGCCCGGCGCGAGCTCGCCGCCACCGGCGAGGTGGTGCACAAGCCGGCGGCGAGCCCCGTCGACGAGCTCACCGCACAGGAGCGCCAGATCGCCCTGCTCGCTGCGTCGGGCAGCACGAATCCCGAGATCGGCGAGCAGCTCTTCCTCAGCCCGCGCACCGTCGAATGGCACCTCCGCAAGGTCTTCGTGAAACTCGACGTCTCGTCTCGACGACAGCTCGCACGTGCCATGCGGGTCACGCAGCCCGCACCCGCGTAG
- a CDS encoding OsmC family protein, protein MSNTPDSSPTKIRQPLNGVDVPNLFATLDAVRQTPELAAFRFRARNTWRAGTHSSTEISGFHGALHEMAHKNVTFLDSDHPAVLVGADNAPTPVEYVLHALASCLTAGIGNIASARGIRLDRVSSTVEGDIDLLGLLGLSDDVRNGYRWIRVTFEISGDADDETLRGLVEQSRRRSAVYDALVNPTPVEVEVDVVTR, encoded by the coding sequence ATGTCGAACACACCAGATTCCAGCCCCACGAAGATCCGCCAGCCGCTGAACGGCGTCGACGTCCCGAACCTGTTCGCGACCCTCGACGCGGTGCGGCAGACGCCGGAGCTTGCCGCGTTCCGATTCCGCGCCCGCAACACCTGGCGGGCGGGAACCCATTCGAGTACGGAGATCTCGGGCTTCCACGGCGCACTTCACGAGATGGCGCACAAGAACGTCACCTTCCTCGACAGCGACCACCCTGCCGTGCTCGTCGGCGCCGACAACGCACCGACTCCCGTCGAGTACGTGCTGCATGCGTTGGCGAGCTGTCTCACCGCCGGCATCGGAAACATCGCTTCGGCTCGCGGCATCCGTCTCGACCGTGTGAGTTCCACTGTGGAGGGAGACATCGATCTGCTCGGGCTGCTCGGTCTCTCAGATGATGTTCGCAACGGATACCGCTGGATTCGCGTGACCTTCGAGATCAGCGGGGATGCCGACGACGAGACGCTGCGTGGTCTCGTGGAGCAGTCCCGGCGTCGGTCGGCGGTGTACGACGCGCTGGTCAACCCGACCCCGGTCGAGGTCGAGGTCGACGTCGTCACTCGCTGA
- a CDS encoding DUF4406 domain-containing protein has product MRKPLLILIAGPYSSGTNGRLDLMAQNLERLESAAWPIFEAGHVPIIGEWVALPVLARAGASGPADPLASEVMYPTAERLLQHCNAVLRLAGDSHGADRDVAIARERGIPVYYSIDEIPHATPSANRDRMARTGHPDLARPSDATGEDRALD; this is encoded by the coding sequence GTGCGGAAGCCTTTGCTGATCCTGATCGCCGGCCCCTACTCATCCGGCACGAACGGGCGCCTCGATCTGATGGCGCAGAACCTCGAGCGCCTCGAGAGCGCCGCCTGGCCGATCTTCGAGGCCGGGCACGTGCCCATCATCGGCGAGTGGGTCGCGCTCCCGGTGTTGGCACGCGCGGGGGCGAGCGGGCCGGCCGATCCGTTGGCCAGCGAGGTGATGTACCCCACCGCCGAGCGTCTCCTGCAGCACTGCAACGCCGTGCTGCGGCTTGCCGGTGACTCCCACGGGGCCGATCGCGACGTCGCGATCGCACGCGAGCGCGGCATCCCGGTGTACTACTCGATCGACGAGATCCCACACGCAACCCCGAGCGCGAACCGAGATCGGATGGCCCGAACCGGCCATCCCGATCTGGCTCGTCCGAGCGATGCCACAGGCGAAGACCGAGCACTGGACTGA